The following coding sequences are from one Humulus lupulus chromosome X, drHumLupu1.1, whole genome shotgun sequence window:
- the LOC133806023 gene encoding uncharacterized mitochondrial protein AtMg00810-like, whose translation MSLHTFRAFILTTIAPVARPESIRLLLIVACIVGFQLRGGVDKTFLIKNVDYDIVIAQIYVDDIVFGSISNFQVHEFVKKMKAEFEMSTVGELNYFLGLQVKQSKDGTFISQSKYAKNLVDKFGMESTKHSKTPMETTAKLTKDENSVKVDPTLYRSMIGSLLYLTTSRIDIRYNVGVCARYQGNLMESHVTVVKRIIRYVNGTLECGMWYSKETNFNLVCFSDADWAINVDDKKVQVVDTSI comes from the exons atgtctttacatactTTTAGGGCCTTTATCCTAACAACTATTGCCCCTGTTGCTAGGCCTGAATCTATTAGGCTATTGCTAATTGTGGCTTGCATTGTTGGGTTTCAATt AAGAGGTGGAGTTGATAAAacatttctcattaaaaatgttgATTATGACATTGTTATTGCTCAAATTTATGTCGATGATATTGTTTTTGGTTCCATTTCTAACTTTCAAGTGCATGAATTTGTCAAGAAAATGAAAGCTGAGTTTGAGATGAGCACGGTAGGGGAGTTAAACTACTTCCTAGGATTGCAGGTCAAACAATCAAAAGATGGAACCTTCATCTCTCAAAGTAAGTATGCCAAAAATTTGGTCGATAAATTTGGTATGGAGTCTACTAAACATTCCAAAACACCAATGGAGACCACAGCCAAACTGACTAAGGATGAAAATAGTGTAAAGGTAGATCCAACACTATACAGaagcatgattggaagtcttTTGTATCTCACGACTAGTCGAATAGACATTAGGTACAATGTTGGGGTGTGTGCTCGGTATCAAGGGAATCTTATGGAATCCCATGTGACAGTTGTGAAGAGAATCATTCGCTATGTTAATGGTACTCTTGAATGTGGAATGTGGTATTCTAAAGAAACTAATTTTAACCTtgtttgttttagtgatgctgattgggcaatCAATGTAGACGAcaaaaaagtacaagtggtggataCTTCTATCTAG